The proteins below are encoded in one region of Brachyspira hampsonii:
- the wecB gene encoding non-hydrolyzing UDP-N-acetylglucosamine 2-epimerase: MKVMTILGTRPEIIKLTQVIKELDKYTDHILVHTGQNFDYELNEVFFNDLELRKPDYFLNVADSTLSKTIGNIIANSDEVMEKEKPDALLLYGDTNSCLSIIPAKRKKIPVFHMEAGNRCFDERVPEEINRKIVDHLADINLVITEQARHYLQREGIASERIIKIGSSMKEIFEIYKDKINNSNILDKLSLEKNKYFVVSSHREEVVDIEANLRSLIESLNALSEKYDYKIIFSTHPRTRRLLDKLKNIKVHNNIIFSKPFGFFDYIALQKNSFCTLSDSGTITEESSLLKFPAVTIRNAHERPEGNDEGTLIMCGYKKDRVLKAVEVVTEQYKNNMMPKTVEDYDVDNLSMKVVRIILGYTEYINDNIWRK; this comes from the coding sequence ATGAAAGTAATGACTATACTTGGTACCAGACCTGAAATAATAAAACTTACACAAGTTATAAAAGAATTAGATAAATATACTGATCATATATTAGTTCATACCGGACAAAATTTTGATTATGAACTTAATGAAGTCTTTTTCAATGATTTGGAATTAAGAAAACCTGATTACTTTCTAAATGTTGCTGATTCAACATTATCAAAAACGATAGGAAATATTATAGCAAATTCTGATGAAGTTATGGAAAAAGAAAAACCTGATGCATTACTTTTATATGGTGATACTAACTCATGTCTTTCTATAATACCAGCAAAAAGAAAAAAGATACCTGTATTTCATATGGAAGCTGGAAACAGATGTTTTGATGAAAGAGTTCCTGAGGAAATAAATAGAAAAATAGTAGATCATTTAGCAGATATTAATTTAGTAATTACTGAACAGGCTAGACATTATTTACAAAGAGAAGGTATAGCCTCTGAAAGAATTATTAAAATTGGTTCTTCTATGAAAGAAATATTTGAAATATATAAAGATAAAATTAATAATTCAAATATATTGGATAAATTATCATTAGAGAAAAATAAATATTTTGTAGTTAGTTCGCATAGAGAAGAAGTTGTTGATATAGAAGCTAATTTAAGATCTTTAATAGAATCATTAAATGCATTATCTGAAAAATATGATTATAAAATAATATTTTCAACTCATCCTAGAACTAGAAGACTTTTAGATAAATTAAAAAACATTAAAGTTCACAATAATATTATTTTTTCTAAACCATTTGGATTTTTTGATTATATAGCATTACAAAAAAATTCTTTCTGTACTCTTTCGGATAGTGGTACAATAACAGAAGAAAGTTCTTTATTAAAATTTCCTGCAGTAACTATAAGAAATGCTCATGAAAGACCTGAAGGTAATGACGAAGGTACATTAATAATGTGCGGATATAAAAAAGATAGAGTATTAAAAGCTGTTGAAGTTGTTACGGAACAATATAAAAATAATATGATGCCAAAAACTGTAGAAGATTATGATGTTGATAACTTATCTATGAAAGTAGTTAGAATAATACTTGGATATACTGAATACATTAATGATAATATTTGGAGGAAATAA
- the rfbF gene encoding glucose-1-phosphate cytidylyltransferase — MKAVILAGGLGTRLGEETTIRPKPLVEIGGRPIIWHIMKYYSYFGINNFVVLLGYKGYMIKEFFDNYRRHLYDMKIDFKNNNSISLKKDKNSFEEENWVIELVDTGESTMTGGRLKKAYQYLKDEPSFCFTYGDGVSNINIKDEIEFHNKHKKIATVGAVYPPARFGALKIESDNSVSNFIEKPRGDNAYISGGFFVLNNDIFNYLGDDSTVFEQEPLRKLSSDNELMAFRHEGFWQCMDTQRDKSILEEMWNKGNAPWKLWE; from the coding sequence ATGAAGGCTGTTATATTAGCTGGAGGTCTTGGTACAAGGTTAGGTGAAGAGACAACAATAAGACCAAAGCCTTTAGTAGAAATAGGCGGAAGGCCAATTATATGGCATATAATGAAATATTATTCATATTTTGGAATTAATAATTTTGTAGTACTTCTTGGATATAAAGGCTATATGATTAAGGAGTTTTTTGATAATTATAGAAGACATTTATATGATATGAAAATAGATTTTAAAAATAATAATTCTATTTCATTAAAAAAAGATAAAAATTCTTTTGAAGAAGAAAATTGGGTTATAGAGCTTGTAGATACAGGTGAAAGTACTATGACAGGTGGAAGGTTAAAGAAGGCTTACCAATATCTAAAAGATGAGCCAAGTTTCTGTTTTACTTATGGCGATGGAGTTTCAAATATTAATATAAAAGATGAAATTGAGTTTCATAATAAGCATAAAAAAATAGCTACTGTTGGAGCGGTTTATCCTCCTGCTAGATTTGGTGCTTTAAAAATAGAAAGTGATAATAGTGTATCAAATTTTATAGAAAAACCTAGAGGAGATAATGCATATATAAGCGGAGGATTTTTTGTATTAAATAATGATATTTTTAATTATTTAGGAGATGATAGTACAGTATTTGAACAGGAACCTTTAAGAAAATTATCTAGTGATAATGAGCTTATGGCTTTTAGACATGAAGGTTTTTGGCAGTGTATGGATACTCAAAGAGATAAATCTATACTAGAAGAAATGTGGAATAAAGGCAATGCTCCATGGAAACTTTGGGAATAA
- the rfbG gene encoding CDP-glucose 4,6-dehydratase, with translation METLGIKTIFEIFKNKNILITGHTGFKGAWLSKLLLEVGSNISGISLKANDLSLYNLLGLDNQLNSYILDIRDVDNIKKIVLDINPDIIFHLAAQPLVIDSYNNPLYTFETNVIGTINLMEAMRQLNNLECAVMITTDKVYDNKEWVWGYRENDSLGGHDPYSASKACSEIAIKSYKKSFFKDLNIVSVRAGNVIGGGDFADNRIIPDIVRAIEKNIPVELRNPNSVRPWQHVLDVLYGYLLLAYNIINKNDVSDSYNFAPIDEGNKFTVEYITKSFIDNIGKGSYKINIQDTDKKEMNMLRLDSSLARKELKWNERFSTEEAIKQTAIWYKEYLNNNDLNIITNKQIKEYIN, from the coding sequence ATGGAAACTTTGGGAATAAAAACAATATTTGAGATATTTAAAAATAAAAATATTTTAATTACAGGTCATACAGGATTTAAAGGAGCCTGGCTTTCAAAATTATTATTAGAAGTAGGTTCTAATATTAGCGGAATATCTTTAAAAGCTAATGATTTGTCTCTATATAATTTGTTAGGTCTGGATAATCAATTAAATTCATATATATTAGATATTAGAGATGTAGATAATATAAAAAAAATAGTTTTAGATATTAATCCTGATATAATTTTTCATTTAGCAGCGCAGCCGTTAGTAATAGATAGTTACAATAATCCATTATATACATTTGAAACTAATGTTATTGGTACTATTAACTTAATGGAAGCTATGAGGCAATTAAATAATTTAGAATGTGCAGTTATGATTACAACTGATAAGGTTTATGATAATAAAGAATGGGTTTGGGGATATAGAGAAAATGATTCTTTAGGCGGTCATGATCCATATTCAGCCTCTAAGGCTTGTTCTGAAATAGCTATAAAAAGTTATAAAAAATCATTTTTTAAAGATTTAAATATAGTTAGCGTAAGAGCAGGTAATGTTATAGGTGGCGGGGATTTTGCTGATAATAGAATAATACCTGATATTGTGAGGGCTATAGAAAAAAATATTCCTGTAGAATTAAGAAATCCTAATAGTGTGAGACCTTGGCAGCATGTACTTGATGTTCTCTACGGTTATTTATTACTTGCTTATAATATAATTAATAAAAATGATGTGTCTGATAGTTATAATTTCGCTCCTATAGATGAAGGAAATAAATTTACTGTTGAGTATATAACTAAATCTTTTATAGATAATATTGGAAAAGGTAGTTATAAAATAAATATTCAAGATACAGATAAAAAAGAAATGAATATGCTTAGATTAGATTCATCTCTTGCAAGAAAAGAATTAAAATGGAATGAGAGATTTAGTACAGAAGAAGCTATAAAACAAACTGCTATTTGGTATAAAGAATATTTAAATAATAATGATTTAAATATAATAACTAATAAACAAATAAAAGAATATATTAATTGA
- a CDS encoding glycosyltransferase, which yields MIKSNPLISIIIPVYNGENYIEDSISSALNQTYRNIEVIVVDDGSKDNTANIINNFSSKITYIYKDNGGVSSALNCAIKAAKGDYISWLSHDDIYYPNKIEEEVNELKNTDEKTVIYSGFEFVNEKLELITAFENSSKTEYRRLNNNFYSILLSDIGGCTLLIPKVVFSNVGFFNENLLCVQDYDFWFRMFKHGYKVKYIPKVLLQYRIHKKQDSNSKKDLLRNEGNKLWINILKNINDDEYQSIFFNRYNVLNKIKNRMQNSVYDKLIDFINTELEIYKEDNKQYYSNNNKISIIINIYNRDYDNINSIINSIIDQNYNNIEIIFITNNKLNVNFNMEYKIFNPEKNNNILDIIDGNFVQFINNNEILLKDKLHSQFNEFIEDPSIDISYSNYYFEKNNKKIYPKLESLNFNEDKQFEDMLYFWDNPIYIPLCSMLIKRKVFEKINMIYDNDYNIIMQLSFYGKMKFINKYFFYYTDDLQNTNYYIKVENEINENKYIVDRFKDYILLDNFYLYRSKFLKYYSLKNLDKKSTCHLFKIEFNVSYLYINIFNIRITLKRSKKIFYRIFLLLYLLLNKNRKKK from the coding sequence GTGATAAAATCTAATCCTTTAATATCAATAATAATACCTGTTTACAATGGTGAAAATTACATAGAAGATTCTATAAGTAGTGCTCTTAATCAAACTTATAGAAACATAGAAGTGATAGTAGTTGATGATGGTTCTAAAGATAATACAGCAAATATTATCAATAACTTTTCAAGTAAAATAACTTATATTTATAAAGATAATGGAGGAGTATCCAGTGCATTAAATTGTGCCATAAAAGCAGCAAAAGGGGATTATATATCTTGGTTATCACATGATGATATTTACTATCCTAATAAAATTGAAGAAGAAGTAAACGAATTAAAAAATACTGATGAAAAAACAGTAATATATTCTGGTTTTGAATTTGTTAATGAAAAACTAGAACTTATAACAGCATTTGAAAATTCATCTAAAACAGAATATAGAAGATTAAACAATAATTTTTATTCTATATTACTTTCTGATATTGGCGGATGTACATTACTAATTCCTAAAGTTGTTTTTTCTAATGTTGGTTTCTTTAATGAAAATCTTTTATGCGTGCAGGATTATGATTTTTGGTTTAGAATGTTCAAACATGGATATAAAGTTAAATATATACCTAAAGTTTTATTGCAATATAGAATCCATAAAAAACAAGATAGTAATTCAAAAAAAGATTTATTGAGAAATGAAGGAAATAAACTGTGGATTAATATCCTAAAAAATATAAATGATGATGAATATCAAAGTATATTTTTTAATAGATATAATGTTCTTAATAAAATAAAAAACAGAATGCAAAATTCTGTTTATGATAAATTGATAGACTTTATAAATACTGAACTTGAAATATATAAAGAAGATAATAAGCAATATTATTCCAATAATAATAAAATCTCTATCATTATTAATATTTATAATAGAGATTATGATAATATTAATTCTATTATTAATTCTATTATAGATCAAAATTATAATAACATAGAAATAATATTTATAACAAACAATAAGTTGAATGTTAATTTTAATATGGAGTATAAAATTTTTAATCCTGAGAAAAATAATAATATTTTAGATATAATAGATGGGAATTTTGTACAATTTATAAATAATAATGAAATTTTACTCAAAGATAAATTACATTCACAATTTAATGAATTTATAGAAGATCCGTCTATAGATATATCATATTCAAATTATTATTTTGAGAAAAATAATAAGAAAATATACCCAAAATTAGAATCGTTAAATTTTAATGAAGATAAACAATTTGAAGATATGTTATATTTCTGGGATAATCCAATATATATACCATTATGCAGCATGCTTATAAAAAGAAAAGTATTTGAAAAAATAAATATGATATATGACAATGACTATAATATTATTATGCAGTTATCTTTTTATGGAAAAATGAAATTTATAAATAAATACTTTTTCTATTATACTGATGATTTGCAAAATACAAATTATTATATCAAAGTAGAAAATGAAATTAATGAGAATAAATATATAGTAGATAGATTTAAAGATTATATATTATTAGATAATTTTTATTTATACAGAAGTAAATTTTTGAAATACTACTCATTAAAAAATTTAGATAAAAAAAGTACATGCCATCTATTCAAAATAGAGTTTAATGTAAGTTATTTATACATAAACATCTTCAACATAAGAATAACTTTAAAAAGAAGTAAAAAAATTTTCTATAGAATATTTTTATTATTATATCTATTACTAAACAAAAACAGGAAAAAGAAATGA
- a CDS encoding pyruvate carboxyltransferase — translation MIGNITVFDCTFREAGYQTGWFFDEDFCRDYYKFAQSAGIDYLELGFFHNKEADPNRGHFRYCSLDNEEIKNIFSITKNTVKLSAMRDIQRPLSELLPRKETVIDAVRILTRSSETDFSVLEKHVKEIKDLGYEVFINFTSSGHNTIDKNREFAKFAKQHEIPVIYFADTESIFTTEYVRNTLEACREEGIEAGMHFHDKNGTAEMLLEVALHYGCKYTDITMMGLGGKWHDGNLSTEHFLRKYNYNPGYEQTRLKTMLIQNLIKYNKSTAAVL, via the coding sequence ATGATAGGGAATATTACAGTATTTGATTGTACATTTAGAGAAGCTGGATATCAAACAGGTTGGTTTTTTGATGAAGACTTTTGCAGAGATTATTATAAATTTGCTCAATCTGCTGGTATTGATTATTTAGAACTAGGTTTTTTCCATAATAAAGAAGCAGATCCTAACAGAGGACATTTCCGTTATTGTAGTTTAGATAATGAAGAAATAAAAAATATTTTTTCAATTACAAAAAATACAGTTAAGCTTTCTGCTATGAGAGATATTCAAAGACCTTTAAGTGAATTGCTTCCAAGAAAAGAAACGGTTATAGATGCAGTTAGAATACTTACAAGATCTAGTGAAACAGATTTCTCAGTTTTAGAAAAGCATGTAAAAGAAATTAAAGATTTAGGTTATGAGGTGTTTATTAATTTTACAAGTTCTGGTCATAATACAATAGATAAAAATAGAGAATTTGCTAAATTTGCTAAACAGCATGAAATACCAGTCATATATTTTGCTGATACAGAAAGTATCTTTACCACTGAATATGTTAGAAATACATTAGAAGCATGCCGTGAAGAAGGTATTGAAGCAGGTATGCATTTTCATGATAAAAATGGTACAGCTGAAATGCTTTTGGAAGTAGCTTTGCATTATGGATGCAAATATACTGATATTACTATGATGGGACTTGGTGGAAAATGGCATGATGGTAATCTATCTACTGAGCATTTTTTAAGAAAATATAATTATAACCCTGGATATGAACAGACTAGATTAAAAACTATGCTTATACAAAATTTAATTAAATACAATAAGAGTACAGCAGCTGTTCTATAG
- the rfbH gene encoding lipopolysaccharide biosynthesis protein RfbH, giving the protein MDRNKLLEMVREYARKEYAPKEFVKGVSSVPVSGRIFDEDDVAALVDSALDFHLTTYRYNDEFEKGLKEFFGLKYALTCNSGSSANLIAVTSLTSHLLKDRALKAGDEVITVAAGFPTTVNPILQNNLVPVFVDVELETYNVNVDELEKARSDKTKAIILAHTLGNPFNIQKVKEFCDKYNLWFIEDCCDALGSTYNNKKVGTFGDIATLSFYPAHHITMGEGGAVLTDNPILKKAMESIRDWGRDCWCAPGCDDTCKQRFSQKLGDLPEGYDHKYTYSHLGYNLKITDMQAACGVAQLRKLNSFILKRKENFKKIKNKLEKFSKYLILTKEQENSDPSWFGFLISVKEDAPFTRNDIVKYLNKNKIGTRLLFAGNIIKQPYMIGRNYRVIGNLINSDFIMNNTFWIGVYPGIDDSMIDYVELIIGEFISNLGGK; this is encoded by the coding sequence ATGGATAGAAATAAATTATTAGAAATGGTTAGAGAATATGCTAGAAAAGAATATGCTCCTAAAGAATTTGTAAAAGGAGTAAGTTCTGTACCTGTTTCTGGAAGAATATTTGATGAAGATGATGTTGCTGCATTAGTTGATAGTGCTTTAGATTTTCATCTTACAACATACAGATATAATGATGAATTTGAAAAAGGTTTAAAAGAGTTTTTCGGACTAAAATATGCTTTGACTTGTAATTCAGGTTCTTCAGCAAACTTAATTGCAGTAACTTCATTAACAAGCCATTTATTAAAAGATAGGGCATTAAAAGCCGGAGATGAAGTTATAACAGTTGCTGCAGGTTTTCCAACAACTGTTAATCCAATACTTCAAAATAATTTAGTACCTGTGTTTGTAGATGTAGAATTAGAAACATATAATGTAAATGTTGATGAATTAGAAAAAGCTAGAAGTGATAAAACTAAAGCCATTATTCTAGCACACACTTTAGGAAATCCTTTTAATATACAAAAAGTAAAGGAATTTTGTGATAAATATAATCTATGGTTTATAGAAGATTGCTGTGATGCGTTGGGAAGTACTTACAATAATAAAAAAGTTGGAACTTTCGGAGATATTGCTACATTAAGTTTCTATCCGGCACATCATATTACTATGGGTGAAGGCGGAGCAGTTCTTACAGATAACCCTATTTTAAAAAAAGCAATGGAAAGTATTAGAGATTGGGGACGCGATTGTTGGTGTGCTCCGGGATGTGATGATACCTGCAAACAGCGATTCTCACAAAAACTAGGTGATTTACCTGAGGGATATGATCATAAATATACATATTCACATTTAGGCTATAACTTAAAAATTACGGATATGCAGGCCGCATGCGGTGTTGCTCAGCTTAGAAAGTTAAATAGTTTTATACTAAAAAGAAAAGAAAATTTTAAAAAAATAAAAAATAAATTAGAAAAATTTAGTAAATATTTAATTCTGACTAAGGAACAAGAAAATAGTGATCCCTCTTGGTTTGGGTTTCTTATAAGTGTTAAAGAAGATGCTCCATTTACAAGAAATGATATAGTAAAATATTTGAATAAAAATAAAATAGGTACTAGATTATTATTTGCTGGTAATATTATCAAGCAGCCTTATATGATTGGAAGAAATTATAGGGTAATAGGAAATTTGATAAATTCTGATTTTATTATGAATAATACTTTTTGGATTGGGGTTTATCCTGGAATTGATGATTCTATGATTGATTATGTTGAACTTATTATTGGAGAGTTTATATCAAATTTAGGAGGAAAATAA
- a CDS encoding glycosyltransferase family 2 protein — protein sequence MCKINCFFSIIIPVYNTEKYLKRCINSIINQTFTKFEIIIVNDCSNGNCEEIINSYNDNRIIYIRHEQNKGTLSARKTGSIEARGYYITYIDPDDELNLNALENVFKTIKDNDYDVIQFSVRSVSSNPNKKEKLKEEKRVSWYLSTKRSNIDNNYLLNEVLNEKISHNVWAKFFKSSIVKKAIIYIPDSHITFAEDMLQCLIFFYFAKTYKAIYDELYIYYCDISYSNKTTDYLTEEKFNKMCMDSRNSLDEFYNFLIKMNDNILYKYDYMKLAYNQYKFLLYKINNNNEYISILNKYFDKDFLEEYNKYKYHYNYYLKTEERLKVINNKLLPYFFSIILDGFYTNIRIFGININIKNNKNYTTPVVITFSNILRILFSIQFSNENTKINLLGFNFVIEKRG from the coding sequence ATGTGCAAAATTAATTGTTTCTTTTCAATAATTATACCTGTGTATAATACTGAAAAATATTTAAAAAGGTGTATAAACAGTATTATAAATCAGACATTTACCAAATTTGAAATAATAATAGTTAATGATTGTTCTAATGGTAATTGTGAAGAAATTATAAATTCATATAATGATAATAGAATAATATATATAAGGCATGAACAAAATAAAGGTACATTATCAGCAAGAAAAACTGGAAGTATAGAGGCTAGAGGTTATTATATAACATATATAGATCCGGATGATGAATTAAATTTAAATGCATTAGAAAATGTATTTAAGACTATAAAAGATAATGATTATGATGTAATTCAATTTAGTGTAAGATCTGTATCGTCAAATCCAAATAAAAAAGAAAAATTAAAAGAAGAAAAAAGAGTTTCTTGGTATCTTTCAACTAAGAGAAGCAATATAGATAATAATTATTTGCTAAATGAAGTTCTAAATGAAAAAATATCCCATAATGTATGGGCAAAATTTTTTAAATCTTCCATAGTAAAAAAGGCTATTATCTATATACCTGATAGTCATATAACATTTGCTGAAGATATGCTGCAATGTTTAATCTTTTTCTATTTTGCTAAAACATATAAAGCTATTTATGATGAATTATATATATATTATTGTGATATAAGCTATAGCAATAAAACTACAGATTATCTAACAGAAGAAAAATTTAATAAAATGTGTATGGATTCAAGAAATTCATTAGATGAGTTTTATAATTTTTTGATAAAAATGAATGATAATATTTTATATAAATATGATTACATGAAATTAGCATACAATCAATATAAATTTTTATTATATAAGATTAATAATAATAATGAATACATATCTATATTAAATAAATACTTTGATAAAGATTTTTTAGAAGAATACAATAAATATAAATATCATTATAATTATTATTTAAAAACAGAAGAAAGACTAAAAGTTATAAATAATAAACTATTACCTTATTTTTTCTCTATAATATTAGATGGATTTTACACAAATATTAGAATATTCGGTATTAATATAAATATTAAGAATAATAAAAATTATACTACCCCCGTAGTTATAACTTTTAGTAATATATTGAGAATTCTGTTTTCTATACAATTTTCAAACGAAAATACAAAAATAAATCTTTTAGGATTTAATTTTGTAATTGAAAAGCGAGGATGA